The sequence NNNNNNNNNNNNNNNNNNNNNNNNNNNNNNNNNNNNNNNNNNNNNNNNNNNNNNNNNNNNNNNNNNNNNNNNNNNNNNNNNNNNNNNNNNNNNNNNNNNNNNNNNNNNNNNNNNNNNNNNNNNNNNNNNNNNNNNNNNNNNNNNNNNNNNNNNNNNNNNNNNNNNNNNNNNNNNNNNNNNNNNNNNNNNNNNNNNNNNNNNNNNNNNNNNNNNNNNNNNNNNNNNNNNNNNNNNNNNNNNNNNNNNNNNNAATTATTAATTagtaatatattcttaaaatgattgaataaataaataaaatttttaaaattaatctattttaaaaattataaataaaattaaaatattatattaattattaaattttcattaattttcatttatgcAGACAACTGAAAAATCGATtaatattatagaaaataattaaaattttataataacataaatatgcatttattgtgataattaaaatagtaatacaaatttgaatattaaataattgttaataataattataatattacggttataaataatataacaataattaaaatataatcaataataattattttaaatttgttgaatttataattatcgtaaattttaaaatattaaaagaaaatttaaattaatcaaatattatttttctcctCAAAGTATTATATAACTACTAACAAGAAGATAATAATACATACAGTGCGGCCTGGGTGTGAGCTAAACGACCATATCAAAATCTTAATCATGCACATCAAATACATGATAATTGAAAGATTAAAAATCAATCACTCCTTATCATGCACACCAAACAATACAATGTCTAAAAGAAGTAATGGCATATTCTAATttagatatatataattaaaaaatggtAAAATTTAACAGCAAGTGCCAAAaagatcaaatttaatttataataaaattagatCCTTTATCatttattgaaaatcaaataaTCGATAATCTAACCAAAAacaatgttatttatttttaacctCGACGAGTCCTGTCCGCTCACAAGCATTTTCAGACCAGATTTTAGCTCCCCTATACCTTCTTCAAGAACAGCACAAACTGGAAAAATTTGTACACCACTCACTCTTTGTTTTAATTCTTCATACACTGCTTCGGCTCCGTCTTCATCGATTTTATTTGCCACGACTATCGACGGTCGATCTGATAGCCCCTCCTGATAAAACTCCAATTCCAACAATAAATCTTTCAGTTGTTCCCAAGGAGGTATGCCCTTACTACCATTTAATGCAGCAGCCAAGTCCACCACATAAGCCAAGACTCGGGTGCGTTCTATGTGACGTAAGAAAGCGTGTCCAAGGCCACGATTTTCGTGTGCTCCACGGATAAGACCAGGGATGTCAGCCACGGTGATGGAAATGTCGTCATAGTTTAGTTTTCCTAAGTTAGGCCTCAAGGTAGTGAAAGCATAATGGCCTACCGTAGGTTTAGCTCTCGACATAGCACCAAGAAGTGTGCTTTTACCGGCATTGGGCATTCCTATTAGGCCAACATCTCCGATACTCTTGAGTTCTAACAAAAGCAGGACCTCTGAACCAGGAAAACCAAGATTGAGTTGCGAACCGACTTCATCATCAGAAACTTCAGCGTTTAAGTTGGTATCTCTGCACATCTTTGAACCTTTTGCGGAAAGTGAGTTCCCCAAGCCGCCTTCCCCTCCCCGAGCCACAATTATTTGTTGGCCAGGATATGTTAATTCTGCAACattatattgtatttgttgtttttcaGCAAAATCTTCCTCACAATCAGATCCAGACATATTTATTTCACCACCCAAATCCTTGCACTCACTATATGCTTCATGTATATCGGGTTGATTTCTTAATTTGTCTGTGGAAGTAGAAAATTGAGGAAAAACTTCAGATTTTGAGGTGCAAATTGGTTCTTTGAAGAGCCCTTTGCTCGAATAAGCTGCATCCTCAACAATAATGTCGGTCTTATCCAACTTTCTAGTTATGCCAGTGAGAGATAGCCGAGAAGATACAGATGAACTTGTATCAAGCATCCCCGGAATGTCCCAAGGATCCAATACTATGGAAGAATCCTTCTCAGCTAAAGAAGAAATTTCGCCCTCGAGAAGATGAATGACTGTGCCAAGAGGTACCTGAACAATCTATTTTATGAATGTATTGTCAGTCAATTCTTTCAAAGTTTACACTGAAGAGAGATGCTGAAAATAGATGAGATCAATAAATGCATGATACAAACCTTGTCTGATCCTCGACATCCTATCAGATTTTTTGAGGCTCCATGTCCCCCTCGCTTCGCATTCTAGGACGAAGTTGGAAAATTAATCCAAGCCTCTCAAGGCAATAATAAATATGCATAAACAACCACACATATAACCCCTCAAATAAGAAAAAATGGTGATCACAAAAAGAAGGggtaagattaaaaaaaaaaacaaaggatACGAGGGAATAGGTTATTTACAATATGATGTTGCAGACTGCTGAAGTCCCATACTGCTGCAGAACATTCTAGAATCACGTCTCCACCTCTTCCTCCATTGCCACCTGCATCACGGTGCACATCAGACTGTGAAAGAGACACAATAGAAATAGTGAGTCTACGTTGGCAAATCATAAGAATTTAAATCATTCTTCAGAGCAAAGTTAACCgaacaaatttcaaatatatcacCTAATGAGGACTAATGCTCAAGCTGGCAGACGAAAAACAGGGTGTCAACATTGTTTAGAAACTGAACCACAGAAAAGCCCTCAGTGTGCGCATGAGGCTCGTGTAGCAATGGGGGTTGGTCCACACATCTAGGTGCAAGCCAAAGTGGAGGCTTTTTCGAAGAACATGCCTTGGAAGGCTCAAAGAATGCTTTTTAATGTGTTCATGTAAGGCAAGGTTGTAAATGGCGGGAGGCGGTGGCGGGGCGATCGGTGACCGCCTACCGCCTCGGCCGCCTAGGCGGTGCCCAAGCGGTGCCTaggcggttgaatttttttaagcaattttttatagataatcatgcaatataatcacaaatagtcatcatttttttatgtaaaatgtgcaattaaataatgttaAAACACAAAGAAActtcatacaatataatatcatctagatAATGTGCAATTAATAAAGTTTCATCCTCATATTAATGCTATTATGCTAACAAAGTAATATCATTACTTCAACTTGTCCTACAATACCCGCAATATTATGTTTCATCCTATAAACTCTTCTTTTAATAAGACTCTTACACAACTTGCATGTGATCCAATCTCTTTTCTCTTTATTATACAACACCCCATATTCCCAAACAATACCATTAGACTTTGGGAATACGGGGTTGTTTGGTGGTTGAGACTTGAGAgtgaaaaccaaaaataaaataaagaaagtgaGGTGTACTAGggttttgatatttaaaattagttgattttgactaagtttttaaaattgttgactaggtttttaaaattgttgaatacaacttaaaaatcttgacTACCCGCCTCGCCCGCCTGCTCGCCGCCTCGACCCGCCTCCCCAACGCCGTATAGCTTGGGCCGCCTAAAACACTCGTCTCATGCATAGGCGGTGCGGTCGAGGGCCGCCTACCGTGCCTAGGCGGCCGCCTCGAccgccatttagaacactgatGTAAGGACTGCATGAAGTCAAGATAAAATTTATTGCAGTAGCCAATTTTGCTCATAAACCAAGGAACATACGTTTTATTGTAGTTGAATAGTTCGTAAAATATATTGAAAGCTAGAACTTCCTAGAATATTATGCCTTATTGTGCATGGCCGAGTCGATCCAAAAGGTTGGTGTGTCTACGACTAGGCAACAAGCCACCCTGCTTCCTCGCACTTTTAATTACAATGGGAATCGATTCAAAGCAAAAGAAAATATCCCCACATGTCAAGCATAAAAGTAAATCTACCATCAGGTTTTCCATGACGATCATGACGACTACGACGAAAGCTGGTGCAACCATTGCCACCTTCACCTCCTTTAGCCCATAGTCTGAACCTGTCTATCATTCTCCGCTCCTGCAAATAACAAATAAGTAAGAGTGACCTCGGTAATCGACCAACATAACATACATTTAAAACTATAAGTAGAAATGTGATGGACGCTCAAATTCTTGCATCTGTACAACCAATTACCAAAGTATAAAAAGATGAGAGTGAGTGAATTGTGGTTAATGCTCCCCGACTAACAAGAAatgatgaatattttaaaacttccagTATCATTGCTAAGAACAAAAtatactaaaaaaattcaactttttATCAGATCATACTCTTTAAGTCTTGATATTTTATCCAAATCATTTAGTTCCGATCATAATTCATACTTATAACATTTGTTTGATATATCCTTTTTTATAAGACTTATTTAGGAAAGCTTTTCAACTTCAAAAATATACTGGCTCGGATCTAAACCAAGGTGGAAAATACCTGTAATGGAGccatttttgttttcttgttcGGAATATCTGAATATGAACAGGCTCGGCATAGTGATTTGGGGAATTTTGCAGCAAACTCCAAATATGAAAGTGCATACCTACTGCCTAACCACATCTCTCTTTCAACAGTCAGCCACAAATTCTTGACCTCCCAGCACAACAGAATGGGTGTCCCAAGCACAAATTAAACACTCACCTACCAAGTCATTTCACCCAAATTATGCACCAATAGGCACCCATTTAAGGGTAATTTACACTGACGAATAACAGTACCAAAGTTCCTGCAGTTATGGCCAAAAGAATAGATTACACGTAAATTCCTTTGGAGAAGATGGAGGAGAGTAaagctcgattcgataaaagctcATTAAACAAGTtcaaacgagcttttatcgaatcgagtttGAATAGCCCACAAACAATTTTGTTCATTTGTATCCCTATTTATGTGTATATAATGAAGCTACAAAAAGAacctcaagaaaaaaaaatcccgATAAACCTTAACAAACAGAAAACCAATGGAAATAACATATGTTGTTCCCCTCAATCACCCATACATCCAAAAtgatttatttggccaacttgcATAATTCTCAAAGAAAGGGATCATCTTCGCTGTGTATATAGCCCATGATTGATATTTGAAAAGCAGAATAAAGTACCAATCTTACTCACACATTTCATCAAACAGGTGATGGATTCATACTGAGCTCACTTGGCCCTTGACCTCTCAAAGCAAGCTTCAACAAAATGAAGCGGTCCAACAAAGGACCGTCAGATTACCTTGACAAATAGAACTAGATATCCGCTAAAGAAGACTTTCAAACAAAATGAAGTCTCGCAAAACAAGGGGCAAACAGCCGAAAACTCACCCGTCCCGAAGAGTTTGTGACTTTGTGTAACATTGGAGAAGGAAGATCCCCGCCGGGTAATTGAAACCAGTCAACTGGCGGCCCGGCCCAATTGTGGGCAGTTTAATCCATTAAGCTTTTGGTAATTATTTCAgtccattaaatttttttgttaaaaatccaagattaaattttttttttatttattatttttttaggtACAGTTTGGTTCATGGTATGATATATATAGTATggagataagtaatattttgtaataataaaataaatagaaaatgatagttaatatagtgtttgattaaattgatttgattgattaaatttgagataatatgatattatcattttgtcattgttgaaaatattaatagaatattaataatattatttattaagggcaatatcgtaattttatattattgatttgattgatgtgagataaattattacgaatttgattgatgtgaaataaataattaataatttgattgatcgagATAAATAATACTTGTACAAAACAAGTGTTATGATAGGACTATTTATATTAGTACTTACAAGTACTTGAACCAAACAGTACCTTAGAGTATTAAATACGGATGACAATTGAGTCGGTATAGAAGGGGTTTGATCAACCTGAAACATAGGACTCGCCTCGGAAGCACGGCGAGTTTAATCTAGATTGGATCCGCTAAAAATTTATGCTTTTAATATTTAGTCattatacaataaaaataaatttaaaaattaataaatcgttaaatttaatttttcgactttacatttataatatttatgaaaaaaatttatcataagTTGAAATCCATTAATTATATTCAAatcataacaaaataataattataaatatatttttcattttaaaacataatcataaaataaaattatttcaaatccaTTAATCTTTTGGTAATTAGTTCAAGTCATTAATTTCTTTCTCATGACCATGTATAAAAATccaagattaatttttttaatttatttttttagagtaTTAATTACGAATGATAATTGGGTCGGTATAGAGCGGGTTTGGTCAAATTGAAACACGGGACTCGCCTCGGAAACACGGCGAGTTTAATCTAGATTGGACCCACTAAAAATTtatgcttttaaaaatttagtcattatacaataaaaatacttttaaaaattaataaatcgtTAAGTTTACTTTTTCAagtttatattaataatatttgtgaaaaaaaataatattaagttGAAATCCATTAATTATattcaaatcaaaacaaaataatttaaatatatattttttttaaaacacatcattataaaataaaattatttcaattctaaaatattaagaactaaaactaaaaattaaatatacattgtttaataaataaaaaaatataaatagattCTTGTAATATATGTATAAGTATATGTATACTTgtacgtgtatatatatatagtgggGAACGGTCCATCGAATCTCAAGACCCGTCCCAAATCTTGTTGTGAACCTGTTTGACTTGGTCTAAACACGTTCTATCGGGACAAGTTTAGATCAGCTCATTGTTATCCTTAATAAATATAGGTTTTACTCAACACAAAATTCTTATGAAACCATGTGACGGATTTCCGATCCAACCTgaccattaaaaaaatttatgtcaaaatattattttttattgtaagtaTGTATCGAGTTGACCCATTTAACAATTATAAATTcacgagatcgtctcacaaaaaccTAATATATACCCATATATGACCCTAAAAAAAGGTATGATGTACGTCAGCTTGAATTATCATTCAAAATGAATTGTAACTACATTTGGAAATTAGAAAATGGCGCTCCAAATTAATAAAgagatcaaatatttttatgttaacacaaaaactcatgtgagataGTCCcatgaatcaattttgtgaatcGAGTTGACTCGTCGTATATCCCCTAATGCTAATATATATGCAAAATGAACTAATAAATTTGCAGTTATTCATTTCATCAATCATAAGCTACTTCCTTTATTAAGTGATAATtgcaattaattgaaatatccTAAGGAACGAGTCAGAAAGTGCCACCTGCGAGTAATCCATCTTATGGGgccaataatttaatatatcttAATAAATCAGATTTTATATATGTCACGTAGCATCACTACTGTGCTGCAATATTATATATTCATGAGATATTATATATACAGCATTGAAATTGATGGGGAATTAGACTGGTCAAATTCCCACAAAACTATAGGAATCGAATTAATTGTATATGATCATATTAGTTATAATAATTCGCAATGTTTATTGATTTAACATGACATAAGTCTGATTTTTCTTCATGAAATCATTACACGCTGCTCGAATTAGTCCAAATTAAGATATCTAATCAAAATAGCCTATCtctttttttcgtttttgatCATATAACTAACATGAGATCAAATGCATCTGTATTATCTTTTGACATGTTAACAACATTCGGCGTATAAAAGAGTAAAAGCGTAGATGATATATCATTTTTAGACCAAAATTCAATTGAAGTCTTTTTTTGCCAAAGTTTATACATGCTTTAGACACATGAATGCCATAGATCATTAAGTTGTATAATAACTAAAGAAGCATATGTATTTCTTGTGTGGGGGTGGTCAGTTGCCAACCTTCTCCACACACCTACTTCTTTCCATGCATTAAATCTTATCTCTCTCCACACCTACCAAATGAAAATCAATCTATATNAATTGAGCACACTTCAAATCATGAACAATGATTCTTGAAGTAGGAACATTCAAGTACTACAATTAACAGAAAAGATAACAAACACCAGAAAGATCGAACTTTGAAGAACAGGTAATCGAACTACATGAACATAATCACTAAACTTGCAGCTGATTCATATACCTTAGGCATGAGATCCACGACCAACAATGGACAGCAAAGCTTTCTTCACGATCAGAACCGGGTATACACCTGGACTAAAGCACGACTTCGAAGAACTATGATCAATGGTACATTTCTCTTGATGCTCCGTAGCCCTGTCGTAGAACGACGAATCCCAGCTCGAAAACCGCTTTCGCCTGTGGGTAAAGGTGTTAGACCTCGGTGTCGTGGCTGCATCAGAAAACGAGGAGCGTGAGGACGGAGACCACGACAGAGAGGAAACCGAAGAAAGGGTGGATTTTGGAGAGGATGAGAAATATTGGTGTTTCTTGGGGTTCATTCTCCTGAGCAAATTGTAGAGAAGCAGCTTGGATCTCGACCGAGTCTTGGAGTATTTCTTGGAACCGTTGGCGTAGTAAGAGGGCGGAGGAGTAAGCGGGGGGGCGTTGGATTTGTCAGCAAGCGTGTGCTTGGGGGTGCCGGGGCAGGTCTCCCACACGAAGGGCACTGCGCCCGAAACGTCGCCATAGTAGACCCTGAAAGAAGGGTAGGATTTCGAACTTTCCTTGGATAGAAGCTTGTTGAAGAGCTTGCTATCTTCGTGTCTGATTCTGaatgatttttgatgaaaatcagTGCTGCTGGTGAAAGGCATCTTGGGATATTGCTGAAAAGTGAAGAAATTGTGGAGTGATTGATATTGTATAAAACGGGAGAATTTAAGGCTGAAAGGATGGATCTGAAGTTGGGTTTTGTACTTCGGATGAAATGCGACATTGggattaataataaaaattatgtatattatatttatgCGTGAAGCATCTGTGTCAATATAGTGGccctttgaatttttggttcaAAATTAAGTTTCTGGTGTCTAAAAATTACGGGTAAATATTGGAAAATATGGAATATTTTGAACTAGAATTACCAGTGTCTTGAGTTCGAGCTCGAACTctaattgaaacaaaaaaatatcttattattcaaattttgaatcAAGATCGAGCTCGAATACATGTATTTGATTATTTGATGCTTAAATTTTTCTTAGTATTTGGCTAACTTCTGTTCACTTGCATCTCTCATCAATCAGCAtgcttacatatatatataNNNNNNNNNNNNNNNNNNNNNNNNNNNNNNNNNNNNNNNNNNNNNNNNNNNNNNNNNNNNNNNNNNNNNNNNNNNNNNNNNNNNNNNNNNNNNNNNNNNNNNNNNNNNNNNNNNNNNNNNNNNNNNNNNNNNNNNNNNNNNNNNNNNNNNNNNNNNNNNNNNNNNNNNNNNNNNNNNNNNNNNNNNNNNNNNNNNNNNNNNNNNNNNNNNNNNNNNNNNNNNNNNNNNNNNNNNNNNNNNNNNNNNNNNNNNNNNNNNNNNNNNNNNNNNNNNNNNNNNNNNNNNNNNNNNNNNNNNNNNNNNNNNNNNNNNNNNNNNNNNNNNNNNNNNNNNNNNNNNNNNNNNNNNNNNNNNNNNNNNNNNNNNNNNNNNNNNNNNNNNNNNNNNNNNNNNNNNNNNNNNNNNNNNNNNNNNNNNNNNNNNNNNNNNNNNNNNNNNNNNNNNNNNNNNNNNNNNNNNNNNNNNNNNNNNNNNNNNNNNNNNNNNNNNNNNNNNNNNNNNNNNNNNNNNNNNNNNNNNNNNNNNNNNNNNNNNNNNNNNNNNNNNNNNNNNNNNNNNNNNNNNNNNNNNNNNNNNNNNNNNNNNNNNNNNNNNNNNNNNNNNNNNNNNNNNNNNNNNNNNNNNNNNNNNNNNNNNNNNNNNNNNNNNNNNNNNNNNNNNNNNNNNNNNNNNNNNNNNNNNNNNNNNNNNNNNNNNNNNNNNNNNNNNNNNNNNNNNNNNNNNNNNNNNNNNNNNNNNNNNNNNNNNNNNNNNNNNNNNNNNNNNNNNNNNNNNNNNNNNNNNNNNNNNNNNNNNNNNNNNNNNNNNNNNNNNNNNNNNNNNNNNNNNNNNNNNNNNNNNNNNNNNNNNNNNNNNNNNNNNNNNNNNNNNNNNNNNNNNNNNNNNNNNNNNNNNNNNNNNNNNNNNNNNNNNNNNNNNNNNNNNNNNNNNNNNNNNNNNNNNNNNNNNNNNNNNNNNNNNNNNNNNNNNNNNNNNNNNNNNNNNNNNNNNNNNNNNNNNNNNNNNNNNNNNNNNNNNNNNNNNNNNNNNNNNNNNNNNNNNNNNNNNNNNNNNNNNNNNNNNNNNNNNNNNNNNNNNNNNNNNNNNNNNNNNNNNNNNNNNNNNNNNNNNNNNNNNNNNNNNNNNNNNNNNNNNNNNNNNNNNNNNNNNNNNNNNNNNNNNNNNNNNNNNNNNNNNNNNNNNNNNNNNNNNNNNNNNNNNNNNNNNNNNNNNNNNNNNNNNNNNNNNNNNNNNNNNNNNNNNNNNNNNNNNNNNNNNNNNNNNNNNNNNNNNNNNNNNNNNNNNNNNNNNNNNNNNNNNNNNNNNNNNNNNNNNNNNNNNNNNNNNNNNNNNNNNNNNNNNNNNNNNNNNNNNNNNNNNNNNNNNNNNNNNNNNNNNNNNNNNNNNNNNNNNNNNNNNNNNNNNNNNNNNNNNNNNNNNNNNNNNNNNNNNNNNNNNNNNNNNNNNNNNNNNNNNNNNNNNNNNNNNNNNNNNNNNNNNNNNNNNNNNNNNNNNNNNNNNNNNNNNNNNNNNNNNNNNNNNNNNNNNNNNNNNNNNNNNNNNNNNNNNNNNNNNNNNNNNNNNNNNNNNNNNNNNNNNNNNNNNNNNNNNNNNNNNNNNNNNNNNNNNNNNNNNNNNNNNNNNNNNNNNNNNNNNNNNNNNNNNNNNNNNNNNNNNNNNNNNNNNNNNNNNNNNNNNNNNNNNNNNNNNNNNNNNNNNNNNNNNNNNNNNNNNNNNNNNNNNNNNNNNNNNNNNNNNNNNNNNNNNNNNNNNNNNNNNNNNNNNNNNNNNNNNNNNNNNNNNNNNNNNNNNNNNNNNNNNNNNNNNNNNNNNNNNNNNNNNNNNNNNNNNNNNNNNNNNNNNNNNNNNNNNNNNNNNNNNNNNNNNNNNNNNNNNNNNNNNNNNNNNNNNNNNNNNNNNNNNNNNNNNNNNNNNNNNNNNNNNNNNNNNNNNNNNNNNNNNNNNNNNNNNNNNNNNNNNNNNNNNNNNNNNNNNNNNNNNNNNNNNNNNNNNNNNNNNNNNNNNNNNNNNNNNNNNNNNNNNNNNNNNNNNNNNNNNNNNNNNNNNNNNNNNNNNNNNNNNNNNNNNNNNNNNNNNNNNNNNNNNNNNNNNNNNNNNNNNNNNNNNNNNNNNNNNNNNNNNNNNNNNNNNNNNNNNNNNNNNNNNNNNNNNNNNNNNNNNNNNNNNNNNNNNNNNNNNNNNNNNNNNNNNNNNNNNNNNNNNNNNNNNNNNNNNNNNNNNNNNNNNNNNNNNNNNNNNNNNNNNNNNNNNNNNNNNNNNNNNNNNNNNNNNNNNNNNNNNNNNNNNNNNNNNNNNNNNNNNNNNNNNNNNNNNNNNNNNNNNNNNNNNNNNNNNNNNNNNNNNNNNNNNNNNNNNNNNNNNNNNNNNNNNNNNNNNNNNNNNNNNNNNNNNNNNNNNNNNNNNNNNNNNNNNNNNNNNNNNNNNNNNNNNNNNNNNNNNNNNNNNNNNNNNNNNNNNNNNNNNNNNNNNNNNNNNNNNNNNNNNNNNNNNNNNNNNNNNNNNNNNNNNNNNNNNNNNNNNNNNNNNNNNNNNNNNNNNNNNNNNNNNNNNNNNNNNNNNNNNNNNNNNNNNNNNNNNNNNNNNNNNNNNNNNNNNNNNNNNNNNNNNNNNNNNNNNNNNNNNNNNNNNNNNNNNNNNNNNNNNNNNNNNNNNNNNNNNNNNNNNNNNNNNNNNNNNNNNNNNNNNNNNNNNNNNNNNNNNNNNNNNNNNNNNNNNNNNNNNNNNNNNNNNNNNNNNNNNNNNNNNNNNNNNNNNNNNNNNNNNNNNNNNNNNNNNNNNNNNNNNNNNNNNNNNNNNNNNNNNNNNNNNNNNNNNNNNNNNNNNNNNNNNNNNNNNNNNNNNNNNNNNNNNNNNNNNNNNNNNNNNNNNNNNNNNNNNNNNNNNNNNNNNNNNNNNNNNNNNNNNNNNNNNNNNNNNNNNNNNNNNNNNNNNNNNNNNNNNNNNNNNNNNNNNNNNNNNNNNNNNNNNNNNNNNNNNNNNNNNNNNNNNNNNNNNNNNNNNNNNNNNNNNNNNNNNNNNNNNNNNNNNNNNNNNNNNNNNNNNNNNNNNNNNNNNNNNNNNNNNNNNNNNNNNNNNNNNNNNNNNNNNNNNNNNNNNNNNNNNNNNNNNNNNNNNNNNNNNNNNNNNNNNNNNNNNNNNNNNNNNNNNNNNNNNNNNNNNNNNNNNNNNNNNNNNNNNNNNNNNNNNNNNNNNN comes from Primulina huaijiensis isolate GDHJ02 unplaced genomic scaffold, ASM1229523v2 scaffold10763, whole genome shotgun sequence and encodes:
- the LOC140965538 gene encoding probable GTP-binding protein OBGM, mitochondrial isoform X1 — translated: MWLGSRYALSYLEFAAKFPKSLCRACSYSDIPNKKTKMAPLQERRMIDRFRLWAKGGEGGNGCTSFRRSRHDRHGKPDGGNGGRGGDVILECSAAVWDFSSLQHHINAKRGGHGASKNLIGCRGSDKIVQVPLGTVIHLLEGEISSLAEKDSSIVLDPWDIPGMLDTSSSVSSRLSLTGITRKLDKTDIIVEDAAYSSKGLFKEPICTSKSEVFPQFSTSTDKLRNQPDIHEAYSECKDLGGEINMSGSDCEEDFAEKQQIQYNVAELTYPGQQIIVARGGEGGLGNSLSAKGSKMCRDTNLNAEVSDDEVGSQLNLGFPGSEVLLLLELKSIGDVGLIGMPNAGKSTLLGAMSRAKPTVGHYAFTTLRPNLGKLNYDDISITVADIPGLIRGAHENRGLGHAFLRHIERTRVLAYVVDLAAALNGSKGIPPWEQLKDLLLELEFYQEGLSDRPSIVVANKIDEDGAEAVYEELKQRVSGVQIFPVCAVLEEGIGELKSGLKMLVSGQDSSRLKINNIVFG
- the LOC140965538 gene encoding probable GTP-binding protein OBGM, mitochondrial isoform X2, whose translation is MIDRFRLWAKGGEGGNGCTSFRRSRHDRHGKPDGGNGGRGGDVILECSAAVWDFSSLQHHINAKRGGHGASKNLIGCRGSDKIVQVPLGTVIHLLEGEISSLAEKDSSIVLDPWDIPGMLDTSSSVSSRLSLTGITRKLDKTDIIVEDAAYSSKGLFKEPICTSKSEVFPQFSTSTDKLRNQPDIHEAYSECKDLGGEINMSGSDCEEDFAEKQQIQYNVAELTYPGQQIIVARGGEGGLGNSLSAKGSKMCRDTNLNAEVSDDEVGSQLNLGFPGSEVLLLLELKSIGDVGLIGMPNAGKSTLLGAMSRAKPTVGHYAFTTLRPNLGKLNYDDISITVADIPGLIRGAHENRGLGHAFLRHIERTRVLAYVVDLAAALNGSKGIPPWEQLKDLLLELEFYQEGLSDRPSIVVANKIDEDGAEAVYEELKQRVSGVQIFPVCAVLEEGIGELKSGLKMLVSGQDSSRLKINNIVFG